Genomic DNA from Marinobacter sp. ANT_B65:
CTGGCCCAGAACGGGCCGGATATGCCTTGGGTTTTTCGTCCGGTATCCCGAAGTGTGGAAGTTCATCCAGGCGAGGCAATTACTGTAAGTTTTTATGCCGAGAATCCTACCGACAGGGATATGGTCGGGCAGGCGGTGCCCAGCCTGTCGCCATCTGAAGGGACTCTGTACTTCCATAAAACAGAGTGTTTCTGCTTTAACCAGCAACCGCTGGCAGCCGGCGAGAACACAGAAATGCCTCTGGTTTTCATCGTGGACCGGGACCTGCCCAGCCACATTACCAAGTTGACGCTGTCCTATACCCTTTATGACCAGGGTGAACCACAAACTGCGGTTTTTAAAACAACAACAATCGATAATGGATAAGCCATCGGAGACTGCTATGGCGGACTTTCAGACCTACTACGTTCCCGAACAGAGCAAATGGCCTATTGTTGCCACCGTCGGCCTTGGGGTGACCCTCTACGGTGCCGCCTCAATTATGGTCAGCAGCAACCATGGAGGCAGCACCAGCGGTGACTGGATGATTTTTGCGGTTGGCATGCTGATCATGATTTATATGCTGTTTGGCTGGTTTGGCAGCGTGATTAAAGAAAGCCGCTCCGGATTGTACAGCCCTCAGATGGATCGCTCATTCCGTTGGGGTATGAGCTGGTTCATTTTCTCGGAGATCATGTTTTTTGCGGCCTTTTTCGGAGCACTTTTCTATGCTCGTGTGTTTGTTGTGCCATGGCTCGGGGGGGAAGGTGACAGGGGTAGTTCCAACATGCTTTGGGAGGGGTTTGAGGCAACCTGGCCATTGATCAACAACCCGGACCCGGAAGCCTTCCCGGCACCGAAATCGGTCATCGGAGCCTGGGGCTTACCGCTGATAAACACCGTTCTGCTGGTCACTTCATCATTTACCGTGACGGTAGCGCATCACGCGCTCAAAGCCGGCAACCGAAAGAAAGTGAAAATCTGGTTGGGAGCGACCATTGTGCTGGCTCTCGCATTCCTGTTTTTACAGGCAGAAGAGTATGTGCATGCCTATCAGGACCTCAATCTGACGCTTCAGTCCGGTATATACGGCAGTACCTTTTTTATGCTCACCGGTTTTCATGGCGTTCATGTGATGCTGGGTACGCTGATGCTGATCATTATGCTGATACGCATTCACAAAGGGCATTTCTCCTCGGATAACCATTTCGGATTTGAGGCAACTTCCTGGTACTGGCACTTTGTGGATGTGGTCTGGCTGGGTTTGTTTGTGTTCGTGTATGTCATCTGAGGTGACCGGGAGCCCCTGTCAGGGAGTCGGGTGCAGTGTCAGGCTCCCTTGCCACAGTGACAGAAGAATTACCGCCAGCAAAAGTACGCTGAGCGTTACCCGGACAGCGAGGGAGTTCACTACACGGTTGGTTTTTCCGCCGTCTTTTATGAGAAAGAACAGACCGCTGAAAAGGCTGACGATAACGGCGAGCATGAGGAAAATGATGAGGGCTTTGAGCATAAAGAATCTCTCTGGTTTTTATTCTGACTGCTGCCAGATTCACTATAGCAGACCATGACGACGGCAAAGAAAAACCCTCGGGAATGGCACCTTGACTGGCGTTTGATGATTTTTACTGGCGCTTTCCTGCCACTTTTGGTGAGCCTGGGAATCTGGCAACTGAATCGGGCGGAAGAAAAACAGGCAATACTTGAACAGTGGCAGCAAGAGGCCCGGAATCTGGACTGGCCAGAGTTGGTAGGGAATGGCCTGGAAAATGGCAGGCCGGTGACGGTAACCGGGCTTTATGATGACCGAAGCTGGCTGCTGGATAACCGGACTCGAGATGGAATTGCGGGTTACGAGGTACTGACGGCGTTCCATCCGCTTCAGGGGCCACCGGTTCTGGTCAACAGGGGCTGGGTTGCTGCGCCGAGGACGAGAAATGAACTGCCCGATGTGACCCCTCCCGAGGGTGTGTTCAGCCTGACTGGACGGCTGGGTGAGTACCCGGAACCCCCGGTTTTATCGGGCAGGTCATTACCGGCAGATGGCTGGCCCCGGAGGGTGCAGATGCTTCCCGGACTGGTCGCAAGAGCTGAAGTCGCGAATCTGCCTGAGGCCATTATCCGGCTGCAGGACAATAAACAGCCCGGAGCTTACCGGGCTGACTGGGCGCCGGATCTGATGGGGCCGCAGACACATTACGGATATGCGACACAATGGTTTGCGCTTGCCATGGTGCTGACTATATTGAGTGTAGTAGCGAGTTATCGAAAGACAGGAGCCAATAATGACAATGACAATGGCTAACCGGATACCACAGCGGGAGGAGGCAGAAGGCCCGTCCCCGGAACAGATACGCAGAGGTCGTCGCACCGCGATTCTGTTGTTTTCCCTTGGCTTCGGGCCGATGATTCTGGCCACAGTGATGTTCTATACCGGCTGGTTGAATCCGGCGGGACACACCAACCAGGGCGTGCTGATCACTCCAGCGGTGCAGGTGGCGGATCTGGGTCTTGAGACGCTTTCGGGAGAGCCTCTCGACAGGCGCTTCAGTGCAGCCCGGACGGATCCCCAATGGTTGCTTGTAGTTGTGGCTGGCGAGTGTGACAACCGTTGTGAAGAGCTTCTCTATCTGTCGCGGCAAGCGAACATCGCACTGGGCAAAAATGCCAGCCGTGTATCCAGAGCTGCTGTTCTGGGCGGTATTACCGGCGATCTGGCCGCGCGCTGGCCCACGGAATACCGGTTAATGGAGCGTCTGGTACCTGCGCCGGGTACAACGCCGGCCTGGCCCGCAGGCATCAATCCGGAAAAAGAGCCGCGCATCATGCTGATTGATCCTTTCGGGAATGTGATGATGCACTATGGCCCGGAAAATTCTGGCAAGGACATGCTCAAAGATCTGAAACACCTGCTCAAATTATCACAGGTGGGCTGAAATTCAGCCTGGAGGAGTGACCTTGCATCATTCGCCCGCCACTGCACACCCGGCCAAAGCCATGGTTAACTGGGCAACATTCGCGGTGCTTCTTGCCATTGTGGTGATCATGCTGGGAGCATGGACCCGCCTGGTTCATGCTGGCCTGGGTTGCCCCGACTGGCCGGGTTGTTACGGATTTATCACCGTGCCCCAGAGCGAGGCGAGCATTGCGATCGCCAATGCCCGCTTTCCGGATACCCCGGTGGATGTGGCCAAGGGCTGGCCGGAAATGATCCACCGCTACGCAGCCGGTACGCTGGGGCTGGTGGTGTTCGGCCTGGCTGCCTGCGCGGTACGTCAGCGCCGAAGCGGCGTGCCTTTCAGACTACCCCTGTTCATCGCCGCGTTCATTCTGCTGCAGGGGGCTTTCGGTATGTGGACGGTCACTCTGAAGCTCTGGCCGCAGGTTGTTGCTCTTCACCTGTTGGGTGGTTTTACAACACTGAGCCTGCTCACTTTGCTGGTTCTTCGTCTTCGGAAGTTTGCGGCTCGCCAGGCAGCGGCTATCCCTGAAACATATGCCTCTGCAATCAGGCCCGCACCGGCTTGCGGTCTGGCGGGTTTTCGCCCATGGCTTTTCGGGGGGCTGTTTCTGGTCATTATGCAGATAGCACTTGGAGCCTGGACAGCAGCGAATTACGCGGCCGTCGCCTGTACCGATCTGCCAACCTGTCAGGGCCAGTGGTGGCCAGAAGGTATGGATTTTCAACATGGTTTTGATATTACCCAGCATGTCGGCCCTAACTATCTTGGAGGGCAGCTCAACGCGGATGGGCGGGTAGCGATTCACGTAACCCACAGGGCAGGTGCTTTGGTGGTTCTGGCGTATTTTACCGTTCTGCTGGTTTTGCTCTGGCGCAGGGCCTCCAGCCGGGGTCTGCGCGGCTCTGTTCTGCTGGTTACAGCTGCCCTGGCCGCCCAGATCAGTCTCGGGCTTGCCAACGTTCTGTTTTATATTCCTCTTCCGGTTGCTGTTGCCCATAACGCTATGGGCGCAGGGCTGCTGCTGTCGGTCATTTACCTGACCTGGCGGCACTATCAGTTGATGCAGTTGTCACCACAGCCAAAGATTGAAACAGCAATACATACAACAACAATGAATCAGGAGATTACGGCATGAGTGAGCATGTAGACGTACTGCCGGCCCAAGGGGTTGCCATTGAGTCCACCCGCTCGATTTCCTGGCGGGATTACCTGGAACTGACCAAGCCCCGGGTTGTGGCGCTGATGATCCTGACATCGGTAATCGGTATGTTGCTGGCGACTTCCGGATTGCCGAGCTGGACCGTACTGATATACGGCAACCTGGGTATTGCTCTGCTTGCAGGTGCTGCAGCCGTGGTTAATCACGTGGTTGATCAGAAAATTGATACGGTTATGGCCCGTACCCGCAAACGTCCGGTTGCCACGGGCAGGATTTCCCCGGTAGAAGCAATCGTATTTGCAGCGTTACTGGCCTGTGTTGGTATGGTTGTGTTGATGTGGCAGGTAAATCACCTGACGGCCTGGCTCACCCTTGCTTCTCTGGTAGGGTATGCCGGTGTTTACACGTTGTTTCTTAAACGCGCGACTCCCCAGAACATCACTATCGGTGGTCTCGCAGGGGCTATGCCACCCCTGCTTGGCTGGACGGCAGTTACCGGCCAGGTAGATGGCCATGCACTGCTTCTGGTTCTGATCATCTTCGCCTGGACCCCACCCCACTTCTGGGCGCTGGCCATTCACCGCAAAGAGGAATATGCGAAGGCCGGTATCCCCATGCTGCCCGTCACCCACGGTAATAAATACACTGAACTGCATATCCTGCTTTATACGCTCATGTTGCTGGCTGTCAGCCTGCTACCATTTGTCACAGGTATGTCCGGCTGGATTTACCTGGCCGGGGCCCTCGTATTAGGCTTACGCTTTCTGCACTATGCTGTGCGCTTGATTAAGGGTGATGACCGGCGAGTTGCACTGAACACCTTC
This window encodes:
- a CDS encoding cytochrome c oxidase assembly protein gives rise to the protein MAEQPVDTPTPQRTNARVVGWCLASVAGMFAFGFAMVPLYDVFCDITGINGKTSGRYESTEVSVADMKRTVKVQFLAQNGPDMPWVFRPVSRSVEVHPGEAITVSFYAENPTDRDMVGQAVPSLSPSEGTLYFHKTECFCFNQQPLAAGENTEMPLVFIVDRDLPSHITKLTLSYTLYDQGEPQTAVFKTTTIDNG
- a CDS encoding cytochrome c oxidase subunit 3 codes for the protein MADFQTYYVPEQSKWPIVATVGLGVTLYGAASIMVSSNHGGSTSGDWMIFAVGMLIMIYMLFGWFGSVIKESRSGLYSPQMDRSFRWGMSWFIFSEIMFFAAFFGALFYARVFVVPWLGGEGDRGSSNMLWEGFEATWPLINNPDPEAFPAPKSVIGAWGLPLINTVLLVTSSFTVTVAHHALKAGNRKKVKIWLGATIVLALAFLFLQAEEYVHAYQDLNLTLQSGIYGSTFFMLTGFHGVHVMLGTLMLIIMLIRIHKGHFSSDNHFGFEATSWYWHFVDVVWLGLFVFVYVI
- a CDS encoding twin transmembrane helix small protein; amino-acid sequence: MLKALIIFLMLAVIVSLFSGLFFLIKDGGKTNRVVNSLAVRVTLSVLLLAVILLSLWQGSLTLHPTP
- a CDS encoding SURF1 family protein; the protein is MTTAKKNPREWHLDWRLMIFTGAFLPLLVSLGIWQLNRAEEKQAILEQWQQEARNLDWPELVGNGLENGRPVTVTGLYDDRSWLLDNRTRDGIAGYEVLTAFHPLQGPPVLVNRGWVAAPRTRNELPDVTPPEGVFSLTGRLGEYPEPPVLSGRSLPADGWPRRVQMLPGLVARAEVANLPEAIIRLQDNKQPGAYRADWAPDLMGPQTHYGYATQWFALAMVLTILSVVASYRKTGANNDNDNG
- a CDS encoding COX15/CtaA family protein, coding for MVNWATFAVLLAIVVIMLGAWTRLVHAGLGCPDWPGCYGFITVPQSEASIAIANARFPDTPVDVAKGWPEMIHRYAAGTLGLVVFGLAACAVRQRRSGVPFRLPLFIAAFILLQGAFGMWTVTLKLWPQVVALHLLGGFTTLSLLTLLVLRLRKFAARQAAAIPETYASAIRPAPACGLAGFRPWLFGGLFLVIMQIALGAWTAANYAAVACTDLPTCQGQWWPEGMDFQHGFDITQHVGPNYLGGQLNADGRVAIHVTHRAGALVVLAYFTVLLVLLWRRASSRGLRGSVLLVTAALAAQISLGLANVLFYIPLPVAVAHNAMGAGLLLSVIYLTWRHYQLMQLSPQPKIETAIHTTTMNQEITA
- the cyoE gene encoding heme o synthase, translating into MSEHVDVLPAQGVAIESTRSISWRDYLELTKPRVVALMILTSVIGMLLATSGLPSWTVLIYGNLGIALLAGAAAVVNHVVDQKIDTVMARTRKRPVATGRISPVEAIVFAALLACVGMVVLMWQVNHLTAWLTLASLVGYAGVYTLFLKRATPQNITIGGLAGAMPPLLGWTAVTGQVDGHALLLVLIIFAWTPPHFWALAIHRKEEYAKAGIPMLPVTHGNKYTELHILLYTLMLLAVSLLPFVTGMSGWIYLAGALVLGLRFLHYAVRLIKGDDRRVALNTFKYSITYLMALFVVLLVDHFVFF